Below is a window of Sulfolobales archaeon DNA.
GCTAATGTTTGTAGCAGATCCCATAAAGCTATATATAGAGGGCCTCCCAAAGGAGTCCTTAGAGGTGGAGATGCCGTTCCACCCAGATAACAAAGATCTGGGATCCAGGGTGTTGAGGATCGGTGTTGATAAGAGAGGAGCTTATGTATATATATCCAAGGCAGATCTTAGGGCTATACCAGATCCTAAGGCTTTCAGGCTCATGGAGCTTGCAAATGTCGAACTCATAAAAGCTGATGAGGAAAGCGGGGTTGCACATGCTAAATACATATCCTCCGGGCTTGATGATGCTAGGAAAATGGGGCTACCGATAATACAGTGGGTCTCCCAAGATCATATCAAGGCGCTATTAAAAGATCCCGTTGGGCTTAGGTATAGACTTTACAAGGGGTTGGTTGAGAAAAGCATAGCTTCTCTAGAGGATAGTGTTTATCAGCTAATGAGGGTTGGGTTTGTAAAGGTTGTTGAGAGAACGAGTGATAGGGTTACTATGCTAAAGATCCATAATTAGTCTATGGTAAGAAAATCCAATATATCTATATCGCCAGTATATATCGCTTATAACATGATCCACATTGATATACCTCAGAAATAAATATATTTACCCCAGGTATAATTAATGTGAGGTTAGATATGAATGGTTAAACTCGAGATAACATCTCCAGCCTTTAGAGAGATCTATAGGGTTGGTAGCGATGGCATACCGATCTTCAAGAACTATATAGCTGGCGAATGGGTCGAGGGAAGGGCTTTCTACGATGTGAGATCCCCTATAGATCAATCTGTCATTGCGAGGATCTCAATCCCCGATCTAAGCGATGTTGAGAGAGCTCTCGAGATAGTATATAGATATGGTAGGTGGGATATAAGAAACCTACCTGGCTATAAGAGGCTTGATATACTCCACCGCACAGCAGATCTTCTTGAGAGTAATATGGATGACCTGGTTAACTCTCTAGTGCTAAACGCTGGGAAGACCTTTGGAGCTGCTAAGGGGGAGGTTAAAGCTTCTATTGATAGGCTTAGAAGATCTGATCTAGATCTGAGGAAGATCCAGGGAGACTATATACCAGGAGACTGGAGCGATGAAACAACAGAGACGGAGGCTATAGTTAGGAGAGAGCCTGTCGGCATCGTGCTAGCTATAACCCCATTTAACTATCCCCTTTTCGACACCGTTAATAAGCTCTCATACTCGGTGATAGCTGGTAATGCCTTTATAGTTAAACCATCATCTCTAGATCCTATCCCCGTCGCTATGTTCATAAGATTATTAGAGCTTGCAGGCTTTCCCAGGAGAGCTCTAGCTCTTCTAATGCTTAAGGGCAGCGATATGGAGAAGATCCTTTCAGATCCCAGGATAGGTGCTATAAGCCTCACAGGAAGCACCGAGACCGGGTTAAAGGTTCTTAAGTCCGCTGGTATTAAGCAGTTTATCATGGAGTTAGGAGGAGGCGATACAGCAGTTGTTCTAAGCGATGCCGATCTAGAGTGGAGTGCCCAGAGGATTGCAAGGGGTATATATAGCTATAGTGGACAGAGATGTGATGCTATAAAGCTGATCCTCGCTGAAGAGCCTATATACGAGAGAATCAAATCCCTCCTGGTTGAGGAGCTAAAGAAGGTGAAGGTAGGCGATCCCAGAGACCCATCGGTTGATATGGGACCCCTTATAGAGGCTAGAGCGGTTGATGAGATGGTCAGAGCTATAGAGGATGCTGTTTCAAAGGGTGGCAGGATATTAGTAGGGGGTAGAAGGCTTGGCGATACATATATAGAGCCAACATTGATCGAAGTTCCAAAGGATAGGCTTAACGAGATCGAGGCTTATAGAAGGGAGATCTTCGCGCCAATAGCTTTGATAACAAGTGTTAAAGGTGTTGAAGAGGCTGCCGAGATAAGCAATAGAAGACCCTACGGGCTTGACGCAGCTATATTTGGCAAGGATATAAACAAGATCAGGTATCTCATAAGACATCTAGAGGTAGGCGCGATATATATAAATGACTATCCGAGACATGGTATAGGCTACTACCCATTCGGAGGTAGGAAGAACTCTGGGATCGGTAGGGAGGGGATAGGCTATGCGATCGAATATACAACTGCATATAAAACTATAGTTTATAACTATAAAGGTAAGGGTATATGGGAATACCTCTAGACATTCTACATCTAACCCTTATCACTAAAACATTAATGAGCCATTGCTAGGTTTTTATACATTTTACTACCCATATATCTATCCTTACTATCATGTATATTTATTTACATATATTATTAACCCTTTCGAGTAATATCTGCTACCGTATATGAAGTAATAATAAGCTTTTTAAGAACTCACACAAGGATTTTATTGGGTGATGTGATGCCCCTACTATTCACAGACCCGCTTGATTTGTGGCTAATGATACTGGGTGCAACGCTATTAGTAGCTGCGTATGGCGTCTATGTTAATGTTGTGAGGGTGAAGAGTATTGGCGAGATTTCTAAGAGCCTCGGTGGTGGTAAGCAGGAGGCTGGTGAGATGCTTAGGCAGGCCCTTCCAGCAGATGTTGCTTTAATTAACAAGGGGATTGGGCTTTACTTCATATCTGTTGGGATATACGCGCTCGCATCCGGTCTATGGGGTACTTTTGTATGGCCGCTGCCTGGGAGCTATAACATAGTTCTTATAGATCCATGGGCTTTATTCGGCGTAGCCCTTCTAATCATAGGCATTGCGCTCTGGAGTGGTTTGAGCCCAAGGTATATAGCTATACCTCTAGCCCCTCTAGGGATACCTGTGATAGTCTATAGCCTTGTGATCTGGAGTATGAGGCTCACCAGAACCCCGGAGCTCTCAGGACTAATGTACTTCCTAATAGGCCTCTCAGCACTATTATCGCCTCTAGTGCTGAGGGAGAGCAGCTATAGAAAGGCTCTTGGATGGCTGGCGATAGTATTCCTAGTTATCGCTGCGGCGATAGCTATATTCATAGGTGCCAACGCATCCTTCGGACATGTGGCTGGATGGAGTAAGTGGACACCCTGGTACGGGGCTGTCAACGTAACTGGATAGCTAGATTATATGGATATCTAAACACGAACTCCTTTTTTATCTCTTCTATAACCGATATATCCCCTGATATTGATTATTATCTTAGCTGGTGTCCTGGTTGAGCTGGTCTGTTCTCGAGCTCCTTAGAAGGGATCCTGAGGCTCTTAAGGAGCATGTTAGGAAGAGGCTTATGGATGTAAGTATTGTTGACAAGGCTAGAGAGATCGATACCACTTGGAGGAAGTTCCAGGTAGAGATTAACGAGGTTAGGCATAGACATAACGTTATAAGTGAGAGGATCGCTAAGGCACCGCCGGAGGAGAGGAAGGCCCTTGTCGAGGAGGCTAAGAGGCTCTTGGAACAGCTCCAGGAGATGGAGAGGAAGATGAAGGAGCTCGACGAGCTCTGGGAGAAAACGATACTCTCTCTACCAAATATAGTTCATGAGAGCGTGCCCATTGGGGATGAGAGTGCTTCGAAGCCTATAAGGGCTTGGGGTGTTGCTAAGGTCTATAGAGAGCATCTAGATCAATTCCTGAGCGAGACATCTGGAAAGGGTGTTGAGATGAGCTATCAGGTGATTGACTGGAGGCCTGTTGGGCATGCTGATATGCTTGAACACGTGCTTGGGCTGGGGAATACTGAGAAGGCTTCTG
It encodes the following:
- a CDS encoding DUF981 family protein, producing MPLLFTDPLDLWLMILGATLLVAAYGVYVNVVRVKSIGEISKSLGGGKQEAGEMLRQALPADVALINKGIGLYFISVGIYALASGLWGTFVWPLPGSYNIVLIDPWALFGVALLIIGIALWSGLSPRYIAIPLAPLGIPVIVYSLVIWSMRLTRTPELSGLMYFLIGLSALLSPLVLRESSYRKALGWLAIVFLVIAAAIAIFIGANASFGHVAGWSKWTPWYGAVNVTG
- the gapN gene encoding NADP-dependent glyceraldehyde-3-phosphate dehydrogenase, whose product is MVKLEITSPAFREIYRVGSDGIPIFKNYIAGEWVEGRAFYDVRSPIDQSVIARISIPDLSDVERALEIVYRYGRWDIRNLPGYKRLDILHRTADLLESNMDDLVNSLVLNAGKTFGAAKGEVKASIDRLRRSDLDLRKIQGDYIPGDWSDETTETEAIVRREPVGIVLAITPFNYPLFDTVNKLSYSVIAGNAFIVKPSSLDPIPVAMFIRLLELAGFPRRALALLMLKGSDMEKILSDPRIGAISLTGSTETGLKVLKSAGIKQFIMELGGGDTAVVLSDADLEWSAQRIARGIYSYSGQRCDAIKLILAEEPIYERIKSLLVEELKKVKVGDPRDPSVDMGPLIEARAVDEMVRAIEDAVSKGGRILVGGRRLGDTYIEPTLIEVPKDRLNEIEAYRREIFAPIALITSVKGVEEAAEISNRRPYGLDAAIFGKDINKIRYLIRHLEVGAIYINDYPRHGIGYYPFGGRKNSGIGREGIGYAIEYTTAYKTIVYNYKGKGIWEYL